Proteins co-encoded in one Theileria equi strain WA chromosome 3, complete sequence genomic window:
- a CDS encoding hypothetical protein (encoded by transcript BEWA_001470A) gives MDGIKIPNVSILSDDQQRDNDFIKVIKTTHLDKNVKNESTSVYHFLPPEELEHSDQPKPESEDIPAISIARATRNIGNRSTSSNFHLDSSNYSDIFVKDDYISLPGGDEDLENVPVLKEYDCISIIHTTLYLGLMLISLLVPAIFHAFFQFRLYGLFFEEYQEGKIIDCFGEFENFFVVGVLIYIAIQLVGFNSTHNRFKGYLCNLCKFSMNKTRRDFMVNSKQEALEKFKKHVKSVFKTPTSACVTAMNDLAKGFDEASYKFTHGAAEEILDRMKMLKFKIFFMRIWFPFILHLIISLGTCAYVYDWKFRSHYRVPLAHPKIVSGFYWYAALQYEGFWCILITFIFNLVTWFHLCRLNEHKCFFASLDSALVEIDKAMSDYAMNISKEIWESQMLVFVTNAYPSNGDNLRISRNLLHPPTRNKTLTSQINISTSKRNKYPCLCQLVSNVSDELEFEGHNLSISVMDG, from the coding sequence atggatggtataaaaataccaaatgTCTCTATCTTATCTGATGACCAGCAGAGAGACAATGACTTTATTAAAGTTATAAAAACCACacatttggataaaaatgtaaagaacGAGTCGACTAGTGTCTATCACTTTCTTCCTCCAGAGGAACTTGAACATTCTGACCAACCCAAGCCAGAAAGTGAAGATATACCAGCAATTTCCATTGCAAGAGCTACAAGAAACATTGGAAATAGGTCAACAAGTAGTAATTTTCATCTGGATAGTAGCAACTACTCAGACATCTTTGTAAAGGATGACTATATCTCATTACCAGGTGGAGATGAAGACTTGGAAAACGTTCCAGTTTTAAAGGAATACGACTGTATTTCTATTATCCATACAACCTTATACCTAGGCTTAATGCTGATATCGCTACTGGTCCCCGCAATATTTCATGCCTTTTTCCAGTTTAGGTTATACGGTCTCTTTTTTGAAGAGTACCAAGAGGGAAAAATCATAGATTGTTTTGGAGAGTTTGAAAATTTTTTTGTAGTTGGTGTTTTAATTTACATTGCTATCCAGTTGGTGGGATTTAATTCCACCCATAATAGATTTAAGGGCTACCTTTGCAACCTTTGTAAGTTTTCCATGAACAAAACGAGACGTGATTTCATGGTTAATAGTAAACAAGAAGCCCTGGAAAAGTTCAAGAAGCACGTAAAAAGTGTATTCAAGACCCCAACCAGTGCATGCGTAACTGCGATGAACGATTTGGCAAAGGGTTTTGACGAAGCCTCTTACAAATTTACACACGGGGCAGCCGAAGAGATTTTGGACaggatgaagatgctaaaattcaaaatatttttcatgAGGATTTGGTTCCCTTTTATTCTGCACCTCATTATTTCTCTAGGGACCTGCGCCTATGTCTACGATTGGAAGTTTAGGTCACATTACAGGGTTCCTCTGGCACATCCTAAAATTGTATCTGGGTTTTACTGGTACGCAGCTCTTCAATATGAAGGATTTTGGTGCATTCTCATCACGTTTATATTCAACCTTGTAACTTGGTTCCACCTTTGCAGACTTAATGAACACAAGTGTTTTTTTGCATCTCTGGATTCAGCCTTGGTTGAAATAGACAAGGCAATGAGTGACTATGCAATGAATATCTCAAAGGAGATTTGGGAATCGCAAATGTTGGTTTTTGTAACGAACGCATATCCATCGAATGGCGATAATTTGAGAATTTCTAGAAATTTGTTACATCCTCCAACGAGAAACAAGACCTTGACGAGTCAAATTAACATTAGCACTAGTAAGCGCAACAAGTACCCGTGTCTCTGTCAACTCGTTTCAAATGTTAGCGATGAGCTTGAGTTTGAAGGTCATAACCTTTCCATATCTGTCATGGATGGTTGA
- a CDS encoding hypothetical protein (encoded by transcript BEWA_001460A) — protein sequence MFFLSRVLYRNNTKRLSVRLTSCVQSGYFYLTRISPLKAKHRMALRKYDPRVNKHVIFYQTASACSLPGKTPASEHSAKYARLCGKSKNMRPLLARVERAYEYGRYNAFDRAYQRLVDSRGKVVPRMS from the exons atGTTCTTTCTGTCCAGAGTACTATATCGCAATAACACTAAACGTCTTTCTGTGCGTTTGACCAGTTGCGTACAGAGCGGATACTTTTATCTGACTCGGATATCTCCACTAAAGGCCAAGCACAGAATGGCTCTGCGCAAATACGACCCGAGAGTAAATAAACACGT AATATTTTACCAAACTGCATCGGCGTGTTCCCTTCCTGGCAAGACACCTGCCTCTGAACACTCTGCCAAGTACGCCAGATTATGCGGTAAATCCAAGAATATGCGCCCACTCCTTGCGAGAGTTGAAAGAGCGTACGAATATGGTCGCTACAATGCATTTGATCGAGCATATCAAAGGCTTGTTGACTCTCGAGGAAAGGTCGTGCCGAGAATGAGCTAA
- a CDS encoding hypothetical protein (encoded by transcript BEWA_001450A) produces the protein MDAHKSKTSHKLVQTFLFFTFFLLFLKSITRIPQHTRTEEDDTNTFADKGPQSQIRGIPYDKRAYALKVDFASEKSGTKIIAQSESLAHLRNIQNNDRDRYMLAPCKTTDWFILSFPENIFVQQVSLLSYEDYASTYKRIRISASNYYPSTNFRVLADLEVSSSEREIFDISEYCNQGNNDCWTKYLKVELLDYHRGDNYYCTVTSMHIYGATALEVLENEIENEKYLVDIPEHAFTDKKQDENRVEELNTVFDNTRNERTLSKSIEASDKALVQANSDTLTENQCDKTLIKGTKYKFLMNLACNQKNEYNRRLVSRVTQRVSSRGKIPQHSRTQCIKALGSLSARQTNRFYRMLDHVKLPKESGWFERVIYEFVKGNLLSCDSQTFSKNAPILVCIQSPGVISKFSCFSYVNSHIVDDSSKFSHSGSKHLTCTLKRHSQWLKIASRPLLRTGIYFWYLGDNKFLRSVLSIKHFASRIQYKISDRFISSLSISDNMMTLSINEKEVFRRTKNPDGFLRYVTERLDHRLKYLKKLQQTTSSSEDKNNTSDYQEHEKSRGKKHVLLKLSERIKMVEFLSNKLSSKVFENERILNVYLTRLVDLKLSLGNFETLLDRVNEWQVQMQSEMSHMVRVWGVDQFSIVVKRGNDKFHLPGHFGGTFGRFDIHIVTFNVYEFNRNFKSKVCSIDKCKPASGRCKGVYFAHKLSIFQRAFNKYALLTCYSTFGCTCTSAYYDGKSLLLWIPHFKSKDSYKLTSYGDSDYLKVGMYNIKNLRESIKNIFNIHVLTIVFVISQIFWIYQLSRINRLLYERRTS, from the coding sequence ATGGACGCCCACAAATCAAAGACGTCGCACAAGCTCGTTCAGACTTTTCTTTTtttcacattcttcctcttgttcCTCAAAAGCATCACACGAATACCTCAGCATACTCGTACAGAAGAGGATGATACAAACACATTTGCTGATAAAGGCCCGCAGAGCCAAATTAGGGGTATCCCCTATGACAAGAGAGCATACGCCCTAAAGGTGGACTTCGCCTCTGAAAAGTCTGGAACAAAGATCATCGCTCAAAGTGAATCGCTAGCACACTTGAGAAACATTCAGAACAATGACAGGGATCGATATATGCTGGCCCCGTGCAAGACAACCGACTGGTTCATTCTCTCGTTTCCGGAGAACATCTTCGTCCAGCAAGTTTCTCTCTTGTCATACGAAGATTATGCATCCACTTACAAACGCATAAGGATATCGGCATCGAACTACTACCCATCTACCAATTTTAGGGTCTTGGCAGACTTGGAGGTTAGCTCGTCAGAAAGGGaaatttttgatatttctgAGTATTGCAACCAAGGAAACAATGACTGTTGGACCAAATACTTAAAGGTAGAACTGTTAGACTACCACAGGGGAGACAATTACTATTGCACTGTGACTAGTATGCACATTTACGGAGCAACTGCCCTTGAGGTACTAGAGAACgaaattgaaaatgaaaagtaCCTGGTAGACATACCAGAACATGCATTTACTGACAAAAAACAGGATGAAAATAGAGTTGAGGAGCTAAATACGGTTTTTGATAATACAAGAAATGAACGTACTTTATCAAAGTCTATAGAGGCGTCGGATAAGGCCCTGGTTCAGGCCAATTCTGATACTTTAACAGAAAATCAATGTGATAAAACACTGATTAAAGGTACAAAATATAAGTTTTTAATGAACCTGGCATGTAACCAGAAAAATGAATACAATCGCAGGTTGGTGAGCAGAGTAACACAACGTGTTAGTAGCAGAGGAAAAATTCCACAACATTCACGGACTCAGTGTATCAAGGCACTTGGAAGTCTTTCTGCTAGACAAACAAATAGATTTTACCGCATGTTAGATCATgtaaaacttccaaaagaGTCGGGGTGGTTTGAAAGGGTAATATACGAATTTGTAAAGGGCAACCTTTTATCTTGTGATTCacaaacattttcaaagaatGCGCCTATTTTGGTATGTATACAGTCGCCCGGAGTGATTTCCAAATTCAGCTGTTTCTCGTATGTGAATTCACACATTGTAGATGATTCCTCTAAATTTTCCCATTCTGGCTCAAAACATTTGACTTGTACACTGAAAAGACATTCTCAGTGGTTAAAGATAGCTTCAAGGCCACTTTTGAGGACtggaatatatttttgGTACTTGGGTGATAACAAGTTCTTAAGAAGTGTTTTGTCCATCAAACATTTTGCTTCTAGAATACAATACAAAATTTCTGATCGTTTCATATCTTCCCTATCCATATCTGATAATATGATGACTCTTTCAATCAATGAAAAGGAAGTCTTTAGACGAACTAAAAACCCAGATGGATTTTTAAGGTATGTTACAGAACGTCTAGACCATAGACTCAAGTATCTCAAGAAACTACAACAGACTACATCTTCTAGTGAAGACAAGAATAATACTAGTGATTACCAAGAACATGAGAAATCACGTGGCAAAAAGCACGTTCTTTTAAAGTTGTCAGAAAGGATTAAAATGGTTGAATTTTTATCCAACAAACTTAGTTCCAAAGTTTTTGAGAATGAACGTATTCTTAATGTTTACCTTACACGTTTGGTAGACTTGAAACTTTCtcttggaaattttgaaaCCCTATTGGATAGGGTAAATGAGTGGCAGGTTCAAATGCAAAGCGAAATGAGTCACATGGTCAGAGTTTGGGGCGTAGACCAGTTTTCTATCGTAGTAAAGAGAGGAAACGACAAATTTCACCTACCTGGTCACTTTGGTGGtacttttggaagatttgaTATTCACATTGTAACGTTTAATGTCTATGAATTCAATCGCAACTTCAAGTCAAAAGTATGTAGTATAGACAAATGCAAGCCTGCCAGTGGCAGATGTAAGGGGGTATATTTTGCTCACAAATTGAGCATATTCCAGAGGGCCTTCAATAAATATGCACTACTAACTTGCTACAGTACCTTTGGATGTACATGTACCTCTGCATATTATGATGGCAAATCCCTCCTGTTATGGATTCCACATTTCAAGAGTAAGGATTCATACAAACTCACATCTTATGGAGATTCAGACTACTTGAAAGTGGGTATGTACaatataaagaatctaCGAGAAAGTATTAAAAACATATTTAACATTCACGTCTTGACTATCGTATTTGTGATTAGCCAGATATTCTGGATATACCAGTTGTCTCGCATAAATAGGTTACTTTACGAGAGACGAACATCTTAG